In Halarcobacter bivalviorum, a genomic segment contains:
- the def gene encoding peptide deformylase, producing MFFKQKECEIAKLGEKVLREKAKEVENINSKEILTVIKKMLDCVKRSRGVGLAAPQIFESYQILIISSHPNDRYPNAPLMEDEILINPKIINKSEIIEKDWEGCLSIPGIRALVPRHKTIEVEYTKLDGTKAKVVFEDFVARIFQHEYDHLIGKVYLDRVEDSKEIVSEEVYFKTIK from the coding sequence ATGTTTTTCAAACAAAAAGAGTGTGAGATAGCAAAACTTGGTGAAAAAGTTTTAAGAGAAAAAGCCAAGGAAGTAGAGAATATAAACTCAAAAGAGATATTAACTGTTATAAAGAAAATGCTTGATTGTGTAAAGAGAAGTAGGGGAGTTGGTCTTGCCGCTCCTCAAATCTTTGAAAGTTATCAAATACTTATAATCTCTTCACACCCAAATGATAGGTATCCAAATGCTCCACTTATGGAAGATGAGATACTTATTAATCCCAAAATTATAAATAAATCAGAAATCATAGAAAAAGATTGGGAAGGTTGTTTGAGTATTCCAGGTATTAGAGCTTTAGTTCCTAGGCATAAAACTATAGAAGTTGAATATACAAAATTAGATGGTACAAAAGCAAAAGTTGTTTTTGAAGACTTTGTAGCAAGAATATTTCAACATGAATATGATCATTTAATAGGAAAAGTTTATTTAGATAGAGTCGAAGACTCTAAAGAGATAGTTTCAGAAGAGGTCTATTTTAAAACTATAAAGTAG
- a CDS encoding RidA family protein, whose protein sequence is MITRKIINEKMSRIVEHNGTIYFAGIVSDDKELDIKIQAKRALEIAEERFKEAGTDKHHLLRAEICLKDIYRDFDAFNEVWKAWISDEKPARACVEANMASHNTLVEIIFTAAKK, encoded by the coding sequence ATGATTACTAGAAAAATAATAAATGAAAAAATGAGCAGAATTGTAGAACACAACGGTACGATTTATTTTGCTGGAATTGTATCTGATGATAAAGAGTTAGATATTAAAATTCAAGCTAAAAGAGCTTTAGAAATAGCAGAAGAGAGATTTAAAGAAGCAGGAACAGATAAACATCACTTACTTAGAGCAGAGATTTGCCTAAAAGATATTTATAGAGATTTTGATGCTTTTAATGAAGTTTGGAAGGCTTGGATTTCTGATGAAAAACCTGCAAGAGCTTGTGTTGAAGCAAATATGGCAAGTCATAATACTCTTGTAGAGATTATCTTTACAGCAGCTAAAAAATAA
- a CDS encoding NAD(P)/FAD-dependent oxidoreductase, translating to MKKDVIVIGGGIVGLMCAYNLHKRGRQVTVIDEGTIENATSFGNAGLLSAFDKTPLSYPNVVSNTLKLMLKGQSPVIFHPGLDLKLYRWLYKFVQSANEVRTKKTMMLFEKYGQISLDIYKDLVYKEGIDFDFHHKGMLSVFTQKHTYKEKLEKYNYIDEEDRFEIFDEAKIKEYLPFANDKIEGAILFKKNAHIDPKKLMLGLKKYLKESGVEFILNEEITDIKYENNKVKYILSQNRNFYEAETFVMSTGYKTNLAKKGNKELMLTPAKGYSITFNMPKELKPKTSTLFNDLFIVMTPRFNDVRLTSKLELGSDDPTVVQRQIDSIKRNFKEYSIPFEMKDEVTWTGFRPLTPNDIPLIGRDENYSNLIYAMGLGWLGMTFAPSIGEIIGDLVEFNQTNAKNDDILLFSGFYQY from the coding sequence ATGAAAAAAGATGTAATTGTTATTGGTGGTGGTATAGTTGGACTTATGTGTGCTTACAATCTTCATAAAAGAGGACGACAAGTTACTGTAATAGATGAAGGTACTATTGAAAATGCAACCTCTTTTGGAAATGCTGGACTCTTATCTGCTTTTGATAAAACACCTTTAAGTTACCCAAATGTAGTATCGAATACTTTAAAACTGATGTTAAAAGGTCAATCTCCTGTTATCTTTCATCCAGGCTTAGATTTAAAACTATATAGATGGTTATATAAATTTGTACAAAGTGCAAATGAAGTTCGTACCAAAAAGACAATGATGCTTTTTGAAAAGTATGGACAAATCTCTCTTGATATCTATAAAGATTTAGTTTATAAAGAGGGTATAGATTTTGATTTTCATCATAAAGGTATGCTTTCAGTATTTACTCAAAAACACACCTATAAAGAGAAGCTTGAAAAATATAATTATATAGATGAAGAAGATAGATTTGAAATTTTTGATGAAGCAAAAATTAAAGAGTATCTTCCTTTTGCCAATGATAAAATAGAAGGGGCAATTTTATTTAAAAAAAATGCTCACATAGACCCAAAAAAATTGATGCTTGGACTTAAAAAGTATCTAAAAGAGTCTGGAGTAGAGTTTATATTAAATGAAGAGATTACAGATATAAAATATGAAAACAATAAAGTAAAATATATACTCTCTCAAAATAGAAATTTTTATGAAGCCGAAACTTTTGTTATGTCAACGGGTTATAAAACCAACTTAGCAAAAAAAGGAAATAAAGAACTAATGCTAACACCTGCAAAAGGATATAGTATTACTTTTAATATGCCTAAAGAATTAAAACCCAAAACATCTACACTATTTAATGATTTATTTATTGTTATGACCCCAAGGTTCAATGACGTAAGATTAACTTCTAAATTAGAACTTGGAAGTGATGACCCAACTGTAGTACAAAGACAAATAGATAGTATCAAAAGAAACTTCAAAGAGTATAGTATTCCTTTTGAGATGAAAGATGAAGTGACTTGGACAGGATTTAGACCTCTTACTCCCAATGATATTCCACTTATAGGAAGAGATGAAAACTATTCTAATCTTATTTATGCCATGGGCTTAGGTTGGCTTGGAATGACTTTTGCTCCTTCAATTGGAGAAATAATTGGGGATTTAGTTGAGTTCAACCAAACAAATGCAAAAAATGATGACATACTTTTATTTTCAGGATTTTATCAATATTAA
- a CDS encoding response regulator, whose product MSVNNINLMYVEDDEVVNETISTLLRKLNYSVYNFLNGEDAYNFFKENRVDLVISDIDMPKMNGIELVKKIKGINKKTPIIFTTAVSDEKYLLDSINLGIDKFMKKPIDCIILKENIDSILKPYFLELENKRKEEIIKEQAKDILIAKTVSMISHQWRQPLSRIGSIASKLRIYSQMNKLTDDILTTNLENIEKENTYLSSTINKFNTLLERKSTRDFSLTELFKDVIKDEIKLDIQSNLHIKSDYEEFKNIIKSIIKNSYEQFEKNSINKRKILITSYQDNDFLNIKICDNAGGIEAETLENVFDLYHSDKSLNGRGLGLFLSKVSLMLLVNAQISLENMEIEKEKGVCVKIKIPNMYVS is encoded by the coding sequence ATGAGTGTTAATAATATTAATTTAATGTATGTAGAAGATGATGAAGTTGTAAATGAAACTATTTCTACGCTATTAAGAAAACTTAATTATAGTGTCTATAACTTTCTTAATGGAGAAGATGCTTATAACTTTTTTAAAGAGAATAGAGTTGATTTAGTTATCTCTGATATTGATATGCCAAAGATGAATGGTATAGAACTTGTAAAAAAAATTAAAGGTATTAATAAAAAAACTCCTATTATCTTTACAACAGCAGTAAGTGATGAAAAGTATTTATTAGATTCTATTAATTTAGGAATTGATAAGTTTATGAAAAAACCTATCGATTGTATTATTTTAAAAGAGAATATAGATTCTATCTTAAAGCCATACTTCCTTGAATTAGAAAACAAAAGAAAAGAAGAGATAATAAAAGAACAAGCAAAAGATATTCTTATTGCAAAGACTGTCTCTATGATTTCTCATCAATGGAGACAACCTCTTTCTAGAATAGGTTCAATAGCAAGCAAACTTAGAATATATTCTCAAATGAATAAATTAACAGATGATATTTTAACTACAAACTTAGAAAATATAGAAAAAGAAAATACCTATTTATCTTCTACTATTAATAAATTTAATACTCTCTTAGAACGTAAAAGTACAAGAGATTTCTCTTTAACAGAGTTGTTTAAAGATGTCATAAAAGATGAAATAAAACTTGATATACAAAGTAATCTTCATATAAAAAGTGATTATGAAGAGTTTAAAAATATTATTAAAAGTATAATTAAAAACTCATATGAACAGTTCGAAAAAAATAGTATAAATAAGAGAAAAATTTTAATAACTTCATATCAAGATAATGATTTTCTTAATATAAAAATTTGTGATAATGCAGGTGGTATTGAAGCTGAAACTTTAGAAAATGTATTTGATTTATATCATTCAGATAAATCATTAAATGGGCGAGGCTTAGGACTTTTCCTTTCAAAAGTATCACTAATGCTTTTAGTAAATGCACAAATAAGTTTAGAAAACATGGAAATAGAAAAAGAAAAAGGAGTTTGTGTAAAAATCAAAATACCAAATATGTATGTAAGTTAA
- the rpsJ gene encoding 30S ribosomal protein S10: protein MEKIRLKLKAYDHRVLDRSVASIVEAVKRTGAELRGPIPLPTKIRKYTVLKGPHVNKDSREQFEIRVHSRMIDIIAATPDTVDSLMKLDLAPEVDVEVRSMGQE, encoded by the coding sequence ATGGAAAAAATTAGATTAAAGCTTAAAGCTTATGATCACAGAGTTTTAGACAGAAGTGTTGCTTCAATTGTTGAAGCTGTTAAGAGAACTGGTGCAGAGTTAAGAGGTCCAATTCCTCTTCCAACTAAAATCAGAAAGTATACAGTTCTTAAAGGTCCTCACGTAAACAAGGATTCAAGAGAGCAATTTGAAATCAGAGTTCACTCAAGAATGATTGATATCATTGCTGCGACTCCTGATACTGTAGATTCATTAATGAAACTTGACTTAGCTCCTGAAGTTGATGTTGAAGTTAGATCAATGGGTCAAGAATAA
- the rplC gene encoding 50S ribosomal protein L3: MEFIVEKIGMSRTVSVPATPVTLLKVLDTKVCDVNEGVALVSYSKGKKFNKAIEGQQKKYGLSKEFNRFATINVANSEAGDLDVSGLTEAAVLKTTFKTKGRGFQGGVKRWNFAGGRASHGHRMGRRVGSIGNCEWPGRVMPGKKMPGQYGNTNVTVKNEVISFDAETGILVVKGSVSGPNGGLGKVRIAK; encoded by the coding sequence ATGGAATTTATCGTAGAAAAAATCGGTATGAGTAGAACTGTTTCAGTTCCTGCAACACCTGTTACACTTTTAAAAGTTCTTGATACTAAAGTATGTGACGTAAATGAGGGTGTAGCACTTGTTTCATATAGCAAAGGGAAGAAATTCAACAAAGCTATTGAAGGTCAACAAAAAAAATATGGTTTAAGCAAAGAGTTTAATAGATTTGCAACAATTAATGTAGCAAATTCTGAAGCTGGTGATTTAGATGTTTCTGGATTAACTGAAGCTGCTGTTTTAAAAACAACTTTTAAAACAAAAGGTAGAGGTTTCCAAGGTGGGGTTAAAAGATGGAACTTCGCTGGTGGTAGAGCATCTCACGGACACAGAATGGGTAGAAGAGTAGGTTCTATCGGTAACTGTGAATGGCCAGGTAGAGTTATGCCAGGTAAGAAAATGCCAGGACAATACGGAAATACAAATGTAACTGTTAAAAATGAAGTTATTTCATTCGATGCAGAAACAGGTATATTAGTTGTAAAAGGTTCAGTATCTGGACCAAATGGTGGATTAGGAAAAGTAAGGATTGCTAAATGA
- the rplD gene encoding 50S ribosomal protein L4, which yields MSNAVAVKTNELPESFKDINSHNLYLYVKSYLAAQRANTARVKNRSEVSGGGKKPKAQKGSGGARWGSKRSPLFVGGGQVFGPTKRNYNQKINKKQKALALNFAINAHAENGSLFVADSIKVESGKTKDAVSIINQLNQRDTLIIVDSIEEKTYLAFRNVKNCYVIEKQEINAYLISAYHSVLVEKSVLESLTKEA from the coding sequence ATGAGTAACGCAGTTGCAGTAAAGACAAACGAGTTACCAGAGTCTTTCAAAGATATTAACTCACACAATTTATATTTATATGTTAAATCTTACTTAGCAGCGCAAAGAGCAAACACTGCTAGAGTAAAAAACAGATCTGAAGTAAGCGGTGGTGGTAAAAAACCTAAAGCTCAAAAAGGTTCTGGTGGAGCTAGATGGGGTTCTAAAAGATCACCATTATTCGTTGGTGGGGGTCAAGTATTTGGACCTACTAAGAGAAACTACAACCAAAAAATCAATAAGAAGCAAAAAGCTTTAGCATTAAACTTTGCTATTAACGCTCATGCTGAAAATGGTTCTTTATTTGTAGCTGATTCTATCAAAGTTGAGTCAGGTAAAACTAAAGATGCGGTTTCAATTATCAACCAATTAAATCAAAGAGATACTTTAATCATCGTTGATTCAATTGAAGAGAAAACATATTTAGCGTTCAGAAACGTTAAAAACTGTTATGTTATTGAAAAACAAGAAATTAATGCATATTTAATTTCTGCATATCACTCAGTACTAGTTGAGAAATCAGTACTTGAATCATTAACAAAAGAGGCGTAA
- a CDS encoding 50S ribosomal protein L23 — translation MADITDIKAILYTEKTIELQENGVIVVQTSPRMTKNGLKEVFKEYFGVTPAKVNSLRQDGKVKRFRGRPGRRPDFKKFYVTLPEGAEIANLSA, via the coding sequence ATGGCAGATATTACAGATATTAAAGCAATATTATATACAGAAAAGACAATCGAGCTTCAAGAAAATGGTGTAATCGTTGTTCAAACTAGTCCAAGAATGACTAAAAACGGTTTAAAAGAAGTTTTTAAAGAGTATTTTGGAGTAACTCCAGCAAAAGTTAACTCTTTAAGACAAGATGGTAAAGTTAAAAGATTTAGAGGAAGACCTGGAAGAAGACCAGACTTCAAAAAATTCTATGTTACATTACCTGAGGGCGCTGAAATAGCGAACCTATCAGCTTAA
- the rplB gene encoding 50S ribosomal protein L2: protein MAIKKFRPITPARRFMSVMDTSDITSKPTVRSLLVRVKASAGRNNNGRITSRHKEAGAKKLYRIIDFKRNKFGIEGTVSTIEYDPYRNCRICLVTYSDGDKRYILQPSGLKVGDKVAAAESGLDIVAGNAMKLINIPVGTMVHNIEMKPGKGGQIARSAGGYAQIMGREDKYVIMRLPSGEMRKILGVCMATIGVVGNEDFSNMVIGKAGRTRHLGIRPQTRGSAMNPIDHPHGGGEGKTNSGRHPVTPWGMPTKGYKTRKKKASDKLIISRRKK, encoded by the coding sequence ATGGCAATTAAAAAATTTAGACCAATAACTCCTGCAAGAAGATTCATGTCTGTTATGGATACTTCTGATATTACTTCTAAACCAACAGTTAGATCTTTACTTGTTAGAGTAAAAGCTTCAGCTGGTAGAAATAATAACGGTAGAATTACATCTAGACACAAAGAAGCAGGTGCTAAGAAACTATATAGAATTATTGATTTCAAAAGAAACAAATTTGGTATCGAAGGTACTGTATCTACTATTGAGTACGATCCGTACAGAAACTGTAGAATTTGTTTAGTAACTTACTCTGATGGTGATAAAAGATATATCTTACAACCTTCTGGATTAAAAGTAGGTGATAAAGTTGCTGCTGCTGAGTCTGGATTAGATATCGTAGCTGGTAATGCAATGAAATTAATCAACATCCCTGTTGGTACAATGGTTCACAATATTGAGATGAAACCAGGAAAAGGTGGTCAAATCGCTAGATCTGCTGGTGGTTACGCACAAATCATGGGTAGAGAAGACAAATATGTAATTATGAGACTTCCATCTGGTGAAATGAGAAAAATCTTAGGTGTTTGTATGGCAACAATTGGTGTTGTTGGAAACGAAGATTTCTCTAATATGGTTATCGGTAAAGCTGGTAGAACTAGACACCTTGGTATTAGACCACAAACTAGAGGTTCTGCAATGAACCCAATTGATCACCCACACGGTGGAGGTGAAGGTAAAACTAACTCAGGTAGACATCCAGTTACTCCTTGGGGTATGCCAACTAAAGGTTATAAAACTAGAAAGAAAAAAGCTAGTGATAAATTAATCATTTCAAGAAGAAAGAAGTAA
- the rpsS gene encoding 30S ribosomal protein S19, producing the protein MARSVKKGPFVDAHLMKKVIKAVEANDKKPIKTWSRRSMILPDMIGLTFNVHNGRNFVPVLVTENHVGYKLGEFAPTRTFKGHKGSVQKKVG; encoded by the coding sequence ATGGCAAGATCAGTAAAAAAAGGTCCATTTGTAGACGCACACTTAATGAAAAAAGTTATCAAAGCTGTTGAAGCTAATGATAAAAAACCAATTAAAACTTGGTCAAGAAGATCAATGATTTTACCTGATATGATTGGTTTAACTTTCAATGTGCATAACGGTAGAAACTTTGTTCCAGTGTTAGTAACTGAAAATCACGTAGGATACAAATTAGGTGAATTTGCACCAACTAGAACATTCAAAGGGCACAAAGGCTCTGTACAGAAGAAGGTAGGATAA
- the rplV gene encoding 50S ribosomal protein L22 has translation MAKAVLKFIRLSPTKARLIAREVQGMNAEYAIASLEFTPNKAAGIISKVIASAVANAGLEPEDAVITSARVDKGPVLKRFTPRARGSASPKHKPTAHIMIEVAAASKGDK, from the coding sequence ATGGCTAAAGCAGTATTAAAATTTATTAGACTTTCACCTACAAAAGCAAGACTTATCGCAAGAGAAGTTCAAGGTATGAATGCAGAATATGCAATTGCTTCATTAGAGTTTACTCCTAATAAAGCAGCAGGGATTATTTCAAAAGTTATCGCTTCAGCTGTAGCTAATGCTGGTTTAGAGCCAGAAGATGCAGTAATTACAAGCGCTAGAGTAGATAAAGGACCAGTTCTTAAAAGATTTACTCCTAGAGCAAGAGGAAGTGCGTCACCAAAACATAAACCAACTGCACACATCATGATTGAAGTTGCTGCTGCATCTAAAGGAGACAAGTAA
- the rpsC gene encoding 30S ribosomal protein S3, translating into MGQKVNPIGLRLGINRNWESRWFPKFSNMPANVAEDDKIRKYVKKELYYAGIAQTIVERTAKKVRVTIVAARPGIIIGKKGADVEKLKDNLSKLVGKDIAVNIKEERKPQLSGQLAAENVAQQLERRVAFRRAMKRVMQNALKSGAKGIKVSVSGRLGGAEMARTEWYLEGRVPLHTLRARIDYGFAEAHTTYGCIGIKVWIFKGEVLAKGIPAEKDTTSKPQKRRPSKRRGK; encoded by the coding sequence ATGGGTCAAAAAGTTAATCCAATAGGTTTAAGATTAGGTATCAACAGAAACTGGGAATCAAGATGGTTTCCAAAGTTTTCAAACATGCCAGCAAATGTTGCTGAAGATGACAAAATCAGAAAATACGTTAAGAAAGAGTTATACTATGCAGGTATTGCTCAAACTATCGTAGAAAGAACTGCTAAGAAAGTTAGAGTTACTATTGTTGCTGCTAGACCAGGTATCATTATTGGTAAAAAAGGTGCAGACGTAGAAAAACTAAAAGATAATCTTTCTAAATTAGTTGGAAAAGATATTGCAGTTAATATTAAAGAAGAGAGAAAACCACAACTTTCTGGACAATTAGCAGCTGAAAATGTTGCTCAACAATTAGAAAGAAGAGTTGCCTTCAGAAGAGCTATGAAAAGAGTTATGCAAAACGCTCTTAAATCTGGTGCTAAAGGTATTAAAGTTTCTGTTTCTGGTAGACTTGGTGGAGCTGAAATGGCTAGAACTGAGTGGTATTTAGAAGGTAGAGTTCCTTTACATACTTTAAGAGCTAGAATTGATTATGGTTTCGCTGAAGCACATACAACTTATGGTTGTATTGGTATTAAAGTTTGGATCTTCAAAGGTGAAGTACTAGCTAAAGGTATTCCTGCTGAAAAAGATACAACTTCTAAACCACAAAAGAGAAGACCATCTAAAAGAAGAGGTAAATAA
- the rplP gene encoding 50S ribosomal protein L16: protein MLMPKRTKYRKQMKGRNRGKSMRANSLAYGEFGIKAVEHGRIDSRQIEAARIAMTRAIKRQGKVWIMVFPHKPLTKRPLEVRMGKGKGPIDKWVMNIKPGRVCFEMAGVSEDLARNALSLAQHKLPFKTKIVSRESENELY from the coding sequence ATGTTAATGCCTAAAAGAACAAAATACAGAAAGCAAATGAAGGGTCGAAATAGAGGTAAATCTATGAGAGCTAACTCTTTAGCTTATGGTGAATTTGGAATCAAAGCTGTTGAGCATGGTAGAATTGACTCTAGACAAATCGAAGCTGCTAGGATTGCTATGACAAGAGCAATCAAAAGACAAGGTAAAGTATGGATTATGGTATTCCCACACAAACCTTTAACTAAAAGACCACTAGAAGTGAGAATGGGTAAAGGTAAAGGTCCTATTGACAAGTGGGTTATGAATATTAAGCCAGGTAGAGTGTGCTTTGAGATGGCTGGTGTTTCTGAAGATTTAGCAAGAAATGCATTATCTCTAGCTCAACATAAGTTACCATTCAAAACTAAAATTGTAAGTAGAGAAAGTGAAAATGAACTATACTGA
- the rpmC gene encoding 50S ribosomal protein L29, translated as MNYTDLKDKSLQELNEMLKEKKVLLFELKAKLKTMQLTNTSELRVAKKDIAKIQTAITAAKAN; from the coding sequence ATGAACTATACTGATTTAAAAGATAAAAGCTTACAAGAGCTAAACGAGATGTTAAAAGAGAAAAAGGTGCTTCTTTTTGAATTAAAAGCTAAGCTAAAAACTATGCAGTTAACTAATACTTCTGAATTAAGAGTGGCTAAAAAAGATATCGCTAAAATTCAAACAGCTATTACTGCAGCAAAAGCTAACTAA
- the rpsQ gene encoding 30S ribosomal protein S17, with translation MTHKREIQGVVVRKSGDKTASVLVTRYVLHPKYHKTVKRFKKYLVHDERNELNEGDTVIAIECRPLSKTKSFRLKTIVATGVK, from the coding sequence ATGACACATAAAAGAGAGATTCAAGGTGTAGTGGTAAGAAAATCTGGAGATAAAACTGCTTCTGTATTAGTTACAAGATATGTTTTACACCCAAAATATCACAAGACTGTAAAAAGATTTAAAAAGTACTTAGTTCATGATGAGAGAAATGAGTTAAATGAAGGTGACACTGTAATTGCTATTGAGTGTAGACCATTATCAAAAACAAAATCTTTCAGATTAAAGACAATTGTAGCTACAGGAGTTAAATAA
- the rplN gene encoding 50S ribosomal protein L14 yields the protein MIQSFTRLNVADNTGAKEIMCIKVLGGSKRRYASVGDVIVASVKKALPTGKVKKGQVVKAVIVRTHKEVQRENGSLIRFDDNAAVILDAKKEPIGTRIFGPVAREVRYSGFMKIVSLAPEVL from the coding sequence ATGATTCAAAGTTTTACTAGATTAAACGTAGCTGATAACACTGGTGCAAAAGAGATCATGTGTATCAAAGTTCTTGGTGGTTCTAAGAGAAGATATGCATCTGTTGGTGATGTAATTGTTGCTTCAGTTAAGAAAGCTTTACCAACTGGTAAAGTTAAAAAAGGTCAAGTTGTTAAAGCAGTTATCGTAAGAACTCACAAAGAAGTTCAAAGAGAAAATGGTTCATTAATTAGATTTGATGACAATGCTGCTGTTATTCTTGATGCTAAAAAAGAACCAATTGGAACAAGAATTTTTGGACCTGTTGCAAGAGAAGTTAGATACTCAGGTTTCATGAAAATTGTTTCACTTGCTCCGGAGGTATTATAA
- the rplX gene encoding 50S ribosomal protein L24, with the protein MAVKLKIKKGDTVKIIAGDDKGKTGEVLAVLPKVNKVIVKDCKVAKKTVKPDQEKNPEGGFVNKEMPIDISNVAKVEGE; encoded by the coding sequence ATGGCTGTTAAATTAAAAATTAAAAAAGGTGATACTGTAAAAATTATCGCTGGTGATGACAAGGGTAAAACTGGAGAAGTTTTAGCTGTATTACCAAAAGTAAACAAAGTAATCGTTAAAGATTGTAAAGTTGCTAAAAAAACAGTTAAGCCAGATCAAGAGAAAAACCCTGAAGGTGGTTTTGTAAACAAAGAGATGCCTATTGATATCTCAAATGTAGCAAAAGTAGAAGGTGAGTAA
- the rplE gene encoding 50S ribosomal protein L5 has product MANRLQERYKAEIKPTLETEFPKNKTLTARLDKVVISVGAGEAMKDSKLMQSMQDTISLIAGQRAVKVIAKKSVAGFKVREGMPVGVKVTLRGERMYAFLDKLCSIALPRVKDFRGLNRNGFDGQGNFNFGLDEQLMFPEVVYDDIIKTHGMNISISTTANDDAEAYRLLELVGVPFTKGRA; this is encoded by the coding sequence ATGGCAAACAGATTACAAGAAAGATACAAAGCTGAAATTAAACCAACTTTAGAAACTGAGTTCCCAAAGAACAAAACGTTAACTGCTAGATTAGATAAAGTAGTTATCTCTGTAGGTGCTGGTGAAGCTATGAAAGATAGTAAGTTAATGCAAAGTATGCAAGATACTATCTCTTTAATTGCTGGTCAAAGAGCAGTTAAAGTTATTGCTAAGAAATCAGTTGCTGGTTTTAAAGTAAGAGAAGGTATGCCTGTAGGAGTTAAAGTAACTCTAAGAGGTGAAAGAATGTATGCATTCTTAGATAAATTATGTTCTATTGCATTACCAAGAGTAAAAGACTTTAGAGGTCTTAACAGAAATGGTTTTGATGGTCAAGGTAACTTTAACTTTGGTCTTGATGAACAATTAATGTTCCCAGAAGTTGTTTATGATGATATCATCAAAACTCATGGTATGAATATTTCAATTTCAACAACTGCTAATGATGATGCTGAAGCTTACAGATTATTAGAACTTGTTGGAGTTCCATTTACTAAAGGAAGAGCGTAA
- a CDS encoding type Z 30S ribosomal protein S14 has product MAKKSMIAKQKRTPKFSSRAYTRCSVCGRPHSVYRDFGLCRVCLRKMANEGLLPGVKKSSW; this is encoded by the coding sequence ATGGCAAAGAAATCTATGATTGCTAAACAAAAGAGAACTCCTAAGTTCTCTTCAAGAGCATATACAAGATGTTCTGTGTGTGGTAGACCACACTCTGTATACAGAGATTTCGGTCTTTGTAGAGTTTGTTTAAGAAAAATGGCTAACGAGGGATTACTTCCTGGCGTTAAAAAATCTAGTTGGTAG
- the rpsH gene encoding 30S ribosomal protein S8 produces MMNDIIADALTRIRNAAMRKLEVATLLHSNTVVGILNVLEKKEYIEGFKVVDGENNKKTIQVTLKYDDNERSVINEIKRVSTPGRRVYKNASEIKSFKNGYGTIIVSTNKGVIANDEAFAANVGGEVLCTVW; encoded by the coding sequence ATGATGAATGATATTATCGCAGATGCTTTAACTAGAATTAGAAATGCTGCAATGAGAAAATTAGAAGTTGCAACATTATTACATTCTAATACAGTAGTAGGAATTTTAAATGTACTTGAAAAGAAAGAGTATATTGAAGGATTCAAAGTAGTTGATGGTGAAAACAATAAAAAAACTATTCAAGTTACATTAAAATATGATGACAACGAAAGATCTGTTATCAATGAAATTAAAAGAGTTTCTACTCCAGGAAGAAGAGTTTATAAAAACGCTTCTGAAATTAAATCTTTCAAAAATGGATATGGTACAATCATTGTTTCTACAAACAAAGGTGTTATCGCTAACGATGAAGCATTCGCTGCAAACGTTGGTGGTGAAGTACTATGTACTGTATGGTAG